Proteins from one Ktedonobacterales bacterium genomic window:
- a CDS encoding ABC transporter ATP-binding protein: MLELRGVDTFYGPSHILQNVSIQVDQNEIVCLLGANAAGKTTTMKTIFGIVRPVRGSVIFEGQKIERAPTSKIVASGLAMVPEGRHIFARMTVAENLEMGAYLHSDRQQIAEDMERVYTLFPRLKERLKQAGGTLSGGEQQMLAMGRALMARPRLLCMDEPSMGLSPILVERVFDTITEIRKQGVTIFVVEQNANMALNVADRGYVLQNGKIVLGDTAQNLLTNDLVRQAYLGGG; encoded by the coding sequence ATGCTTGAACTTCGGGGGGTTGACACCTTCTATGGCCCCAGCCATATCCTTCAGAATGTGTCTATTCAGGTGGATCAAAACGAGATCGTCTGTCTGCTGGGAGCCAATGCGGCGGGTAAGACGACGACGATGAAAACGATTTTTGGAATTGTGCGCCCGGTGAGGGGATCGGTCATTTTTGAGGGCCAGAAGATAGAGCGCGCTCCTACCTCAAAGATTGTGGCCTCCGGGCTGGCAATGGTGCCTGAAGGGCGCCATATCTTCGCGCGTATGACCGTCGCTGAGAACCTGGAGATGGGTGCTTATCTCCATTCGGATCGCCAGCAAATCGCGGAGGATATGGAGCGGGTCTATACGCTCTTCCCACGCCTGAAGGAGCGTCTGAAGCAGGCGGGGGGCACGCTTTCTGGTGGCGAGCAACAGATGCTGGCGATGGGGCGAGCGTTGATGGCGCGGCCCCGGCTGCTGTGCATGGACGAGCCTTCTATGGGCCTTTCGCCTATTCTGGTAGAGCGAGTCTTCGATACGATTACGGAGATCCGCAAGCAGGGCGTGACCATTTTCGTGGTGGAACAGAACGCGAATATGGCGCTGAATGTGGCGGATCGCGGCTATGTCTTGCAGAACGGCAAGATCGTGTTGGGCGACACCGCGCAGAATCTGCTGACGAATGATCTGGTGCGCCAGGCGTATCTGGGTGGCGGGTGA